A window of the Radiobacillus deserti genome harbors these coding sequences:
- a CDS encoding lipase family alpha/beta hydrolase: MVRKILLCCIILVFFIPSINFAGSFGKDDPSGTPGNWYVGTSPSSVDNGKHPILFVHGLNSSSSTWWEENNMYDTAYEAGYETSFIDLYPSKNMWDNGSLLAQKIKSISNHFGERVVLVAHSKGGVDAQSAIVHYGAAPYVAKVITLSSPHHGSELADLAYSSWAGWLAGIIGSKSDATYSLQTGYMEYFRSQTDHKSNVHQVPIYTFGGTDIGSFGSSLYWGGLYLNSYGENDGAVTVESSRLPYATEIKVDAWDHSSIKEGTSTFSLFDNYLNEGVYSLASSLKMNPIGTVNTEDNGISTIIRGGEVEKEKTESFRIEKGVKEITVDWISNQKEAKLTLINPKQQTSTPITTMKDNTAFFNGAYHHSVTITKPSSGTWKVHARNKQKYLLHVSLDSPLNDKIDFSLNRDKSLFKAQAKDDSVHLTTKATVEFYKNGKQKKGKVQMKKNGTLHMPKLGEGVYNITVEINGKDENGAFERTKIKTVYVDENGKMYE; the protein is encoded by the coding sequence ATGGTAAGAAAAATTCTTTTGTGTTGTATAATCCTCGTTTTCTTTATCCCCTCTATTAATTTCGCTGGATCATTTGGAAAGGATGATCCATCTGGTACACCAGGTAACTGGTATGTTGGAACATCCCCTTCATCCGTAGATAATGGTAAGCACCCTATCTTATTTGTACATGGATTAAATAGCTCTTCTAGTACATGGTGGGAAGAAAATAATATGTATGACACTGCCTACGAGGCAGGATATGAAACCTCCTTTATCGATTTATACCCTTCCAAAAATATGTGGGATAACGGAAGCCTTTTAGCTCAAAAAATTAAATCAATCTCCAATCACTTCGGGGAAAGAGTCGTATTAGTTGCTCACAGTAAAGGAGGCGTTGATGCACAATCAGCAATTGTTCATTACGGGGCAGCCCCCTATGTAGCAAAGGTTATCACTCTTTCTAGTCCTCATCATGGGTCAGAGCTAGCTGATTTGGCCTATAGTAGCTGGGCGGGATGGTTAGCAGGTATTATTGGCAGTAAAAGTGACGCAACGTATTCCTTACAAACAGGCTATATGGAATATTTCCGTTCTCAAACAGATCACAAGAGTAACGTGCATCAAGTTCCAATTTATACATTTGGTGGGACTGATATTGGTAGCTTTGGAAGCTCTTTATATTGGGGAGGACTTTACTTAAATAGTTACGGAGAAAATGATGGGGCGGTAACCGTCGAAAGTTCCAGATTGCCTTATGCAACAGAAATAAAAGTAGATGCATGGGACCATTCTAGTATTAAAGAAGGTACATCTACTTTTTCACTTTTTGACAATTATCTTAACGAAGGGGTCTATTCTTTGGCATCCTCTTTAAAAATGAATCCTATAGGGACGGTTAATACCGAAGATAATGGAATCTCCACTATTATCCGTGGTGGGGAAGTAGAAAAAGAAAAGACAGAGTCATTTCGTATTGAAAAAGGTGTCAAGGAAATCACTGTGGATTGGATTAGTAACCAAAAAGAAGCAAAACTTACCTTAATAAATCCAAAACAACAAACAAGTACTCCTATCACTACGATGAAAGATAATACGGCGTTCTTTAACGGAGCTTATCATCATAGTGTGACAATCACGAAACCGAGCTCTGGAACATGGAAGGTTCATGCGAGAAATAAGCAGAAGTATCTACTGCATGTAAGTCTAGATAGTCCATTAAATGATAAGATTGATTTCTCCTTAAATCGTGATAAATCTCTTTTCAAAGCCCAGGCCAAGGATGATTCTGTACATTTGACTACAAAAGCAACCGTTGAATTTTATAAAAATGGAAAGCAAAAGAAAGGGAAAGTTCAAATGAAAAAGAACGGTACACTCCATATGCCAAAACTAGGAGAAGGCGTTTATAATATTACAGTAGAAATAAATGGAAAAGATGAGAATGGAGCATTTGAAAGAACCAAAATTAAAACCGTTTACGTAGATGAAAACGGTAAAATGTACGAATAG
- a CDS encoding formate/nitrite transporter family protein: MTYKNTETSGDKYRSRSFKASCSTRKRAALAAMFIGFGVIVAFKTGNYFYAEHSPLAYPLAALTFGMAIILIAYGGGDLFTGNTFYYTVAALWGKMKWNKVFTLWSGTYVGNLIGAAIFAFLIYTTGLFDDASVNGFLLSVAEKKINTPIVELFFRGILCNWLVCLAFFIPMTLKGDGPKLFTMMLFVFGFFISGYEHSIANMCTFAIALVLDHPETIDLMGVVRNLIPVTIGNIIGGNFLMGWMYNFVNKPFMDIND, encoded by the coding sequence ATGACATACAAAAATACTGAAACATCAGGTGATAAATATAGAAGTCGAAGCTTTAAAGCAAGTTGTTCAACTCGCAAAAGAGCTGCTCTGGCTGCCATGTTCATTGGTTTTGGGGTAATCGTAGCATTTAAAACCGGAAACTACTTTTATGCGGAGCATTCCCCTCTCGCATACCCTTTAGCAGCCTTAACTTTTGGCATGGCCATTATTCTTATCGCATATGGTGGCGGAGATTTGTTTACAGGGAATACCTTTTACTATACGGTTGCCGCACTTTGGGGAAAAATGAAGTGGAACAAAGTGTTTACTCTTTGGTCTGGAACCTATGTTGGAAATTTGATTGGAGCTGCCATTTTCGCTTTCCTTATTTATACGACTGGATTATTTGATGATGCTTCCGTCAATGGATTTTTGTTAAGTGTTGCCGAGAAAAAGATTAACACTCCAATTGTTGAATTATTTTTTCGGGGAATCCTGTGTAATTGGCTCGTTTGTTTAGCCTTTTTTATTCCAATGACTTTAAAAGGAGATGGACCAAAGCTGTTCACGATGATGTTATTTGTCTTCGGGTTTTTCATTTCCGGATATGAGCATAGCATAGCGAATATGTGTACATTTGCGATTGCCCTAGTGTTAGATCACCCAGAGACCATTGATCTTATGGGAGTGGTTCGGAATCTCATCCCAGTCACGATTGGAAATATTATTGGTGGGAACTTCTTAATGGGCTGGATGTACAACTTTGTAAACAAACCATTTATGGACATTAACGACTAA